In the genome of Theropithecus gelada isolate Dixy chromosome 19, Tgel_1.0, whole genome shotgun sequence, the window ctccttttgcTAAAATGCTGAGTGCTGTCAGCCCTCCCAATGGATCGTGGAAGCGAGGGGTAGTCTTGCAACCCCCCTTGACAGATCTAGGGAGCCAGAGACTTACCACAGATACTTGAGGTTACAAGCTGAATGTTTTAAAGCTTTAAGAATCAGGGGGACAGTCGCTCCCAGCTTGTTAGAGCTGAAGTTCAGATGGGTCAGCTTGCTGTTACCCTGAAGGACAAGAATGAGGTCCTGCAGAACCCACTCAGGAGTTACCGATTTGCACCTGAGGAAGGGAAGGGACATGGAAAGCTGGATGGGGGGAGAAGACTGGTTTCCAGGATCCCGTCTGCCTCCTCACCCTGCCTTCTACCACACGCACTGCCAAGGTTATACAGGGTACACAAGGTATCTAAAACAAGGGCTGAACCATGGTACTGGaccttgaaaataaaaactaacatacTCCCCTCAAAAATCAGTAAACTCAGTTGCATGTACGAAGTGAggagtccctccctccctctccacctctCCTAGAGATCTGCCATGAAGAGGTCCTGGGGCCACCTACTCTTCTAGGAGTAGGTGTATTGTATGTGTGACCCCCCGCTACACACATACAATCCAACCTAGAAAGAAAAACTCAAGCCCAGCAAGAATAACTCTCTTGCATTTTCTTGAACTTCTTTCTTCTTATCTTGAGAACTAACTAAGaccaaaattttaatattaaaagaaaaatttaaaaagaagactgcccaatcccattactgggtatatgcccaaaggaacataaatcgttctattataaagacacatgcacatgtttgttcattgcagcactattcacaattgcaaagacaggagatcaacctaaatgctcatcaatgatggactaaacaagaaaatgtacctatacaccatggaatactatgcagtcataaaaaagaacaggatcATGTCCTTTAtgagaacatggatggagctggaggccatcatccttaggaagctaatgcaggaacagaaaaccaaatactacatgtcctcacttataagtgggagctaaatgatgagaacacatggacacagagaggaacactggggcctgttggaagGTGAAGAGTGGGAAAAGGCAGAGGATcgggaaaaataattaatgggtactgggattaatatctgggtgatgaaataatctgtacaacaaaccccatgacacacatttacctgtgtaacaaacatAAAGTTGTACCCatgaacttaaattttttttttttttttttttgagacggagtctggctatgtcgcccaggctggagtgcagtggtcagatctcagctcactgcaagctccgcctcccgagtttatgccattctcctgcctcagcctcctgagtagctgggactacaggcgcccgccaccacgcccagctagttttttgtattttttttttttcagtagagacggggtttcaccgtgttagccaggatggtctcgatctcctgacctcgtgattcgcccgtctcggcctcccaaagtgctgggattacaggcttgagccactgcgcccggccaacttaaatctatttttaaaaaataaatgaaggccACAGCCCTCTATTCCTGTCTCTCATGAGTTTGGTCCAGCTCACTCAGTACCACTGAGGTTTGAGGAAAATTCTGATCAAACCTTTCACTCTTAACTGGTTGAATCGATGCACGCATCTAGGCTTTAGACCTGGAAAAATAAGACCTAATGGTGGGCAAAAACCAAGGTATAATTCCTTGGCCTAGATGCCAGATCATTCAGACAAATCCTACCTCAGATTCAACGCTATACATTTCTCTCTAGTTTTCCCCCCTTGTTATGCAAGGTCCACCTCCATTTGctaatttcttcctattttcaaGCCAGATCTGAGACCCTGTCATTCATTCCTCCTTGGATCATATTAGCAGGGGACCAATATGCTTCCGTCCATAGCTGTCCTCCAGCTCTGGAGAGGACACTCCCCCTGCTcacctttattttaaaaggttctgtttttaattcacatactttttcccttttctgcaGCTCATCTTTCTCCATAATTCATCCCAGGACAAGCCTAGAAAACCCTGGTGTTGCCTCCAAGAGGAAGGACATACATGTCAAATGCAGTGGTATGCTGATAAATGTTACCCCTGGATCTccacgggaaaaaaaaaaaaaaaaaagtcctaatttATAgctttgccaatttctgtggtgtaaattcTCCAAGCCGGTCATGGCCAATTTCGAACTGCCCACTTGCTGTCACTAAACAGAGTAACAAAGACAGGTACACACACAAGTAGCTCTCACCAGCTTGTAGGAGCTGGCTGCAACATGTCACTggacagaaataaatgtatagaaCTGGTAATAGAAGTGCTGACAGCCTTCTTGATATCATTTGAACATACTAAGTACATTCTCCTCATGGTGCCTTCTATCTTGTTTTCTTGTCTTGGAATGTTTTCCCCCAGGTATCCACGGACAcagtccctcctcctcccctacgCCGAGTCACGTCGGTCTTTACCCAAATACCTTTTCAGTGAGGCCCTTCTGCCTCTCCTACTGAAAACCTGCAACCCACCTTCCTCCTCACACATCCTTTCTGAGCCCCCAGTTTTCTTCAGGAGATGCCACCCTCTTGGGTCCTATTCTGATCATTTTGTTTGCTTCCCTGACACAATGTAAGATCCCCGACACAGCAGGAGTCATCTGTTGGCTTCACGGCTAGAACCTCCGAACTGAGAACAGAACCTGGCACACAGGAGATGCCCGGTACTCACGGAAGGCAGCAGTGACCCATCAAACGCTACCTACTGTTGCTTAAGACACGAAACCGTCTCAGACTACACGTGTCTGCAGCTCCTCTTGAGTGCTTTGACTCCACCATACCCTTGAGGTTTTCTACTCCTTCAAATCCAGCTCAAAACAGCAGGACTGAGGCCCTAGGGAAAAATTACTTTGTCTACAGGTACCTCTAGCGTGAGATCATTCGTGATAGATcggcattttaaaatttcagcctGCTTCACCTAAGTAGCAGtttcataaatataaacacaGTTTATTGTATCCTCCTGAACACCTAGCTTGCTTTCTGGCAAATAGGTAGCCATAGGTTGGATGGCCTGCATGTCAACACTACTCTAAGTGTGGTCCACGATCCAGCAAGAGCAGCATGACGTGGTAGACTGTGAGAAGCGCTCAGGTCCCACCCCAAACGTGCAGGATCTCTGCAGTTGAGttcctgggaatttttttttttttgagatggagtctcgctctgtcacccaggctggagtgcagtgccatgaacttggctcactgtaagctccgcctcccagattcacgccattctcctgcctcagccacccggatagctgggactacagacgcccaccaccacgcccggctaattttttgtattttttagcagagacagggtttcaccatgtcagccaggatggtctcgatctcctgacctcatgatccatcaaAAGAGAGAAGTTATACTTCTCAAAAGAGAAGTACTCATCAAAAGAGAGAACTTGGGTGATTCTCCTAGGGTATCCTCTTGAGCTGCTGGCGTCTCACACTTACGTCAGTTTCTGGACTTTGCATCTTGGATTTTTCAGTGCAAGACAGAGACCCTTCACAGAGGAAGCATGAAGTTTGCTGTTACTCAGGTCTAGCTCATGCAGATTCTCATTCGTGACCAATGTAGAACAAATACTGTTCCAGGCGTGCATCCTGGAATCAACCTCGCTTGTCCTtcatgagggagagagagaacaccaTAAGAGCAAAGTAGCCTCAAGCAGCACCTGGAACACCACCTACGGGACACAGAAAGAAGCCCTAACAAAATTATTACAATTTTCCtaatggggctgggtgcagtggctcacgcctgtaatcccaccactttgggaggccaaggcaggaggatcacttgacgtccggagtttgagaccaccatggccaacgtggtgaagccccatctctactaaaaacacaaaaattaaccaggcgtagcggtgcatgcctgtaatcccagctacttgggaggctgaggcaggagaatggtttgaacctgggaggtggaggttgtagtgagctgagatcgcaccattgtactccagactgagtgacagagcgagactctgtctcaaaaaaaaaaaaaaaaaaaagactgggcacagtggctcacacctgtaatcccagcactttgggaggccaaggtgggctgatgacaaggtcaggaaatcaagatcatcctggctaacacagtgaaaccctgtctctactaaaaaatacaaaaagttagctgggtatggtggcaggcgcctgtagtcccagctactcgggagactgaggcaggagaatggcatgaacccaggaggcagaggttgcagtgagctgagattgtgccatgcactctagtctgggcaacagagcaagattccgtctcaaaaaaaaaaaaaaaaaaaaaagaaatttcctaaTGCAATGGGCTCTGAATGTTAAGAGTAATCGAGTATTAAAGTCATAAATCAAGCTTTTTATTTCACAAGAGATGAGGGAAGTAAAATAGAAGAAACATTTCTTAAGTACCTAAAGGGTATATGCAGTTATACCCCGCAGGCCCACAGCTGCAGCACTGTTAAGAGTCATGTTTCCAGTTTtggcagaggtgggtgggggtggggcaggggggttGTGCACACACACGTCCATTTTCAAATAAAGATTTCTGGGGCCCATCTCATATCTCTTAATCAGAATATCCCCAGGATAGGAATTGAAAACTGAAATCAATGTGCAGTTTAATGTCCCTGTACTCAGCCATCCCGGATGAAGCATACAGGCCTGTTTTTGTGCCAAATAATACTGAAATCGGACAAAAACACCTTCACTACCTGCTCCAGGAAAGAGCTGCTCTTGGAAGATAAGACTAGGAGCCAACTTCCTGGCTTACTGACCCATGCTAATCTTCAAAACTTGCTTCAAGACTCTGGCCCATCAATGCAAGGCAATTATCTGAAACTCTGTCCAATCCAAACCAATTCTCTTTCATTACCCACCCTAAAACTCACCCACCTTAAAAATCATCCAGCTCAGGTTCTAGAACTCTATACATGTCCTCCTCCGACTTCGTGCTCCCAAGACATGACTAGACTCTATAAGGTATCCTCTCCCTTACTGAAGTAAAAATCATAAGCTTAGTTTTGCAGGACCTCATTCTTGTCCTTCTGGGTTACAGCAAACTGACCCATCTGAACTTCAGCTCTAACGAGCTGGGAATGACTATCCCCCTGATTCTTAAAGCTTTGAGACACTCAGCTTACAACCTCAAGTATCTGTGGTAAGTCTTTGGCTCCCTAGATCTGttgggtgggggggcgggggttgCAAAACCACCCCTAGTTCCCATGATCCATTGGGAGGGTTGACAGCACTCAGCACTGTAgcaaaaggagacagagaaatgagCAAAGGAAAATGTATCTATGTgtggagcagtggttctcaaattttaatgtgtatcAGCCTCACCTGGGGGGTggttattctttattttgtttttgagacagggtctcactctgttgcccaggctggagtgcagtgatgtgatctccactcgctgcaaccactgcctccttggctcaagcaatcctcccaccacagtccccaagtgtctgggaccacaggtatgtgccaccacacccaattaataACCACTCAGTCATGGGCATTCAGTTACATACGAGTAGATGTCTTAGCATAATGCCTGGTACTTAAACCTTCCATATTGTATGTCTAAGATATAAAGATCTGTCTGTAAGTAGATCAATTAAATTAGCTAGGAAACTAGATGATGCCTAAAGGACAATATTCTTTCAAGCTGGAGCTGCTCCAGACCATCTGGTCAGAAATAAGCATGAATACAGAACGACAACACATCCCTGGTTTTGCATGAAAGAATTTGCACAGAGCCTGAGAAAATAGGAGAAAGTTGAGAAAGAAATGGTTTGTAATACTCACTCCAGAATTTCCAAGTCCCTTTCAAGGATGTGACTGCTCACAGAAAGCCTTAGCTTATTTAACCTTTTACAGTGCTTTAGGCAAAATGAAGAAGCTTGGAGTTCTTCGTCCCCCGGAATATTAAGGTCAACTTCAAAGATATGACCCAGCATCTTCTTCGCCAAGTCTTCCTCCTGGGACTCGTGTAGGCAGTGAAAAAGTTGTAGAACATGAAATTGGAGAGAGGCACTTTCAGCCTTACCTAACTCTTCTCCCCACTTTAATAATTCCTCCATTACCCTGGGAGACATTTTACAATGCAACGCATCTTCCAGTTCTCttgctaggtttttttttaaaagaccgaAGAAGAACAGAACCACTGGAGTCCAGTAGGCTTCTTTGTTAAGCAAGACATCTCGCAGTAATATCTTCATCTCTTGTGGCTTCGTGGAATGGGGAAGGAGTTCTCTAGGTTCCTCTAGCACGAAGGACATGGCTGCAAAAAACTCCTGGAAACTTAGGTGGGTGAAAGTAATGCAACCCCTACAGTCATTGCCTTTTTGAATAATATTGAACTTGTAGAGACAATCAATGAAAGGCACTTCCAGGCCCTCGAGCTCAGTGTCTTCTCTGTCAAACGTGAAGTTTATAGACCATAGCCCCTCCATGGCCAGATTGCAGAGGGCCCTCCATTGTCCTGGCCAGCTTTCATCTGCCAAATCCACCTCTGCTGTGGAGAACAAGTTGGAGAAAAAATAGGCATACAGACTGGTGGTGGTCTGTGTGATTGACTGGAGATCATAATACCTCACCTTCGACTGCTTCAGACAGGAACATACGGTCCAACACACCATGGGGGCACTGCAGGAATGAAAGAGATTTTCGTTTTTTCTTATCTGTTGCAGGATTTTCTCAACCTCCCTTGAGTCTTCAAAGTGTCTCATGAAATATACCCACAGGTCTTCCTCTGTGAACCCTGTAATTTGTACAAAGCAGGGATTCACTAAGGAGGGCTTAAGATCTATCACAAAACAGGTCTTGATCGTGATCAGTAAGGTAGCCAGGGGAACCAATTCTTTCTTCACCAAGCTGAGTAGGATTTTGGTCACCGGGAGCTCCTGGTACCAGTCTGTACATGGTGAGCCATCATTCAAGCTCTCAGAGCTTGGCTCAGATATGATTATTTCCTCAAAGCCATCAATAATAAACAGGAGCTTCTCTGGTTGAGACATGAACTCTTCAATGGGGGCATCGGAATCGGGCCAATCCAAAGAAATCAACTCAGCAAAGCTAGTTTCTTTCATGTACCTTATTTTATGGCAGCTGAGAAAGAACACATAGGAGAATCTTTCCTGAAAGAGAACTCCATTCACCCAGTGCAGCATAGCCTGCATTGCCAAGGTGGTCTTCCCAACCCCTGCCTTCCCTACCACGACTATCGTCTGAGCCTGGGTTCTAGTCCTCTTAGGATCCAGTAGGCGCTGCAGTTCCTCATGTTCACCCTCTGATGTATTACGGATATATACGTGGTCTTTAGGCCAATCGACGTTGTCCCATGTCTCCAAAAGTTTAGCCTTCAtcttctctctgtattttcttctgtggTCTAGAGATGGGGAAGGGGGGAGAACAACGGTAAAAGTAAGTTTCAGAATTAGGAATGATTCAATTACAAAGTTCCTACCCCAAAGACTTGAATAAGATAAACCCTGCCTTCCCAGGTTTTGCGGGAATGCAGTGGTAGAAAGTTAcaaaaggaggctgaggcaggagaacggcgtgaacccgggaggcagagcttgccgtgagccgagatcgtgccactgcactccagcctgggtgacagagactctgtctcaaaagaaaaaaaaaattgcaaaaggtGAAGACAGTTAAATAATTTGATGGtatacacaaatgaaaaatacacaacAATGTAAGAGATCAAGAATACCTTTAGGAGAGGGCAGAGAAGGGATCATAGTGAGAAGTCTCTCACTAGAGGAAAATACACTGAGTCGAGAAGAATCATCAGAAGAGAAGTCAGTCTGAAGTCCTTTCAGACACGGTGGAAAGCCAAGGTGAATGCCTACCCAGAATTTTTTCTGCAAGCCCCTTGAGGGTGCCTACCCCGTTCTCTGATCAGCTCAGAATCCCAGAAACACCTTCTAGCCAATAGAGGGGGCCCCATGAGCCCTCCTCATTCACCAGCTATGAGATTGTATCTCACTTCCTCGAAACACTTGAGGGCAACAAGGGATTTGGACAGATGAGAGTCCCCCACTCACTGAAGACTGACCCAGCTCACTAGGGAACCGGTAACTGTAGAGCCTGCCAGTTTCCCAGGTCCCTGTGCCCATACAGCTTCAGCTGGTGAGGGCTTAGACTCTAGGCTGCCCTGAAGATCAAGGCTTTGTCTCTCCCATTCTTCCCATTCCTGGGTTTCTTCCCAAAATGACTACTGTGGGGTCAGTCACAGCAGAAGAGCCAGCATATCTAGAGAGGCTGGGGTGAGAAGGGATTGAGCCTAGCTGTTCTTAGAGGCCTTCTGGGGCCTGTTAAGTATCCTGAGACAGAAATGAGCATTCTAGAGTACAGTGACCAAGGTACGTGGTAGGAGGCTGGATCGTGAATATCTTTGCTTCGAAAACCAAGGAATGAGACAccctaattttttaaagctcctggTTTTGTAAAGAATAGATTATGATGCATCAGTGTAAGAAAGGAGGCAGGGAAAACAGGCAGAAAGCTGCTACTATCTTCATCTAAGTGAAAGTGGGCACCTGGTAGACTAGAATGTATTTGCAGAATATACCCCATAAGGATATATAACTATTACATATCtgtaaaaaaaattaggaatgagtggtaatcaccattctactttctacttctatgagtttaaGTTTTTTAGATCCCATATATTAGTGAGATGGGGCAGTAATTGCCtttttgtgcctgacttatttcatttaccataatatccaggttcatccatataGTCACAAATGatacaatttccttctttttaaaggctgaatagtattctattacaTCTATAggccttattttctttatccattcatctgttaatggatacctaggttgatttcatatcttggctattgtgaatagtgctgcaatgaacatgggagtgaaAATCTCTGACATACTGATTTCTTcttgccaagtgaaataagccagacacaaagacaaatgccacttgtatgtggaatctaaaaaagtgaaactcagaagtagagagtataacggtgattaccagaggctggggaatggggtgggggaaggagagaggaagaggataAATTTTGagcaaagggtacaaagtttcaggtAGACAAGAGGAATGAGTTCTGTGATGTATTGCATAGCAATGTaactgtagttaataacaatgtattatatagtTCAGCATTTCagaaagaatagattttaagtgttcttaccacaaagaaaaaGTAAGTGTTGTGGATTGAGGAGGTTCGAGATGGCTGACTAGAGACATTGGGTGCCAGTTCTTAGAACCAAAATTACAAATAGGTAATTACaaccatgtgcggtggctcatgcctgtaatcccagcactttgggaggccgaggcaggtggatcacctgaggtcaggagttcaagaccagcctgaccaacgtggtgaaaccccatctctactaaaaatacagaaagtagccaggcgtggtggcgggcgcctgtaatcccagctactcaggaggctgaggcaggagaatcacttgagccagggaggtggaggttgcagcaagccaagatcgtatcactatactccagcctggccaatggggcaagactctgtctcaaaaacaaacagaacaaatagATAATCACAATTCAAATAGAGTATCAGGAGAGAATACTCGAGCCCAACAGTGAACTCATAGGAAGAAGCTGGGgcacagaaaaaggaagagaggccaACTTGGCCAGCAGAGATCAGCTAGGATAGGCTTGCCTTGCCCAGCTGCACCCAACTTCACTACCACCCCTCCATGACTGATCATGAAGCCCGAGCCACTATGCATTCCACAGATCAGCCCATCGCCTGATGCACAAGAAAGTTTCTCCTGGTGAACAAAGATCAAGCATAAAAGCTACTGCAACTGCTGCAGCTGGCTCTAACCTGCAAGTGTCATCTACTGGACTAGATGTCAAACTACACAACACAATATGAAAGCTGCTGACACAAGTAAACAGTGCTTGGGAACCAGATAAGCTTCAAGACCTCACCAACCTGGCTCCACAGGAGACCAAGAGCCTACACACACACCTAGTAAACCACTACTAAAACCACATTTAGAAAGCCActgcattggccgggcgcggtggctcaaccctgtaatcccagcactttgggaggccgaggcgggtggatcacgaggtcaggagatcgagaccatcctggctaacatggtgaaaacccgtctctactaaaaatacaaaaaactagccgggcgtggtggcgggcgcctgtagtcccagctactcgggaggctgaggcgggagaatggcgtaaacccgggaggcggagcttgcagtgagccgagatcgcgccactgcactccagcctgggtgacacagcgagactccgtctcaaaaaaaaaaaaaaaaaaaaaaaagaaagccactgCACTAATACTGTCTATAACCAAGGAATTCATACAGAGTCTTTGTCAATGAAAGCACTCAGAAAAGCCAAATGACCCTACTAAACATACATTATAGTCATATCCTCGAGGGAAAAAAATAGTCCCATCTAAAcagtaaatgcaaaaataagaagTGATAGTTTCTTCACATAAGAAACTAGTGTACAATTCTTGGCATATGAAAAAACTCAGGGTGTTATGACACCCCCAAAGGATTGTACTAACTCTCTAGCAATGGATCCTAACCAATGGAccctaaccaaaatgaaaatgtaaaaaatgccagataaataatttaaaatattttaaagaagctcagtgagatccAAGATAAATCATAAAatctgttcaaagaaatcagaaaataaattcaggatatgaa includes:
- the NLRP13 gene encoding NACHT, LRR and PYD domains-containing protein 13, whose product is MSFSVTTWADGGTNQGLLPYLVALDQYQLEEFKLCLEPRQLMDFWSAPQGHFPHIPWANLRAADPFNLSLLLDEHFPKGQAWKVVLGIFQTMNLTSLCEEVRAKMKGNVQTQELQGPTQEDVEMLEAAAGNMQTQGCQDPNQEEPEELEEETGNVQVQGCQDLNQEEPEMLEEADHRRKYREKMKAKLLETWDNVDWPKDHVYIRNTSEGEHEELQRLLDPKRTRTQAQTIVVVGKAGVGKTTLAMQAMLHWVNGVLFQERFSYVFFLSCHKIRYMKETSFAELISLDWPDSDAPIEEFMSQPEKLLFIIDGFEEIIISEPSSESLNDGSPCTDWYQELPVTKILLSLVKKELVPLATLLITIKTCFVIDLKPSLVNPCFVQITGFTEEDLWVYFMRHFEDSREVEKILQQIRKNENLFHSCSAPMVCWTVCSCLKQSKVRYYDLQSITQTTTSLYAYFFSNLFSTAEVDLADESWPGQWRALCNLAMEGLWSINFTFDREDTELEGLEVPFIDCLYKFNIIQKGNDCRGCITFTHLSFQEFFAAMSFVLEEPRELLPHSTKPQEMKILLRDVLLNKEAYWTPVVLFFFGLLKKNLARELEDALHCKMSPRVMEELLKWGEELGKAESASLQFHVLQLFHCLHESQEEDLAKKMLGHIFEVDLNIPGDEELQASSFCLKHCKRLNKLRLSVSSHILERDLEILETSEVDSRMHAWNSICSTLVTNENLHELDLSNSKLHASSVKGLCLALKNPRCKVQKLTCKSVTPEWVLQDLILVLQGNSKLTHLNFSSNKLGATVPLILKALKHSACNLKYLCLEKCSLSAASCQDLALFLTSIQHVTRLCLGFNQLQDDGIKLLCAALTHPKCALERLELWFCQLGAPSCRYLSDALLQNRSLAHLNLSKNRLGDEGVKFLCEALGRPDCNLQSLNLSGCSFTREGCRELANALRHNHNVKILDLGQNDLQDEGVKLLCEALKPSHRALHTLGLAKCNVTTACCQHLSSVLSSSKSLVNLNLLGNELDHDGVKTLCKALRKSTCRLQKLG